One Peterkaempfera bronchialis DNA window includes the following coding sequences:
- a CDS encoding pPIWI_RE_Z domain-containing protein, which produces MRDRTSWYAKLRPQIHMAWPTGTGRRHATRLCVVELALYLLERLCPGEPALSAWTLLGGYRFGLVRQDTLERRRAFRIARHQMWRLRRPRTWERALEQYRSFPEEVRGYAVPDPSLPPQRVANPVAPGRWNVYEEALTSEPLFYLRDRLPLAEPGQAYRFVQGKLQTSVSLPDYLPVLEARPHALHTPVPRKDPVEVSRDELLATAEWMDLKLKIKEKHKTWHYRVDRLEFDVLDPVGQEFVEGRSLSVDGLLHLVGMVGAGKSTLRDVLSVHLAREGRKVAVVVGDVAEQLSLLEMLRQLHVIKAAPVLGTSTRARNAQRMHRRLSSRGTGSLLTHKAEHFTYLSTACPLDALRGLEATGPPQISEAPCTSLYPIERPSTDPSSAHGFESASGDTAATTDDPADARAHGCPLWGGCPRQRGAGELVDADIWVANPASLLYGLVPSHQNRERARFLEVAVQRSDLIVIDEADRVQMQLDSMFVPSATLVGRSPDSWLDSLQSHTANELARRGRLQLSDSDVVRWSSALTLVIAATNRIYSMLMRHEKLSSWVQADYFSTWTIQQKLVDDWFRGEHEPEDDQDEEPDLDPDTDTDTDTEDDPEESDVQEPTDSGPKDKREARRDAVTALLDEFRDDPLGDHRPTDPDHAELVRLTQDLLHTLDDEETHRRAQTTLSGLLWDPLDGRIDLPTRTHRLEFMLLLAVLQHRLDVLTDLWPLVEARLNLEATDNQLSRRPPADFSPLVPESPMGNILGFQFLSEEEPGAVPGTSSPVLRFFRCAGVGRSLLLGLHEMTGPGDTAPPHVLLMSGTSWAGTAAGAHVLAPVGAILKAPPRERRAIQQTTFRKLFLKGPDGKPLHLSGTRPERRPKVLELMLDLLARPRDGRARSDLDQELDLITSSHRKRLLLLVGSYEEARIGAKLLHGIPQWQGKVCRLVADDVEAEVSFGGTAPDASDFPHTDDEPLMLRRGDVARFATTGAKILIAPLLSLERGHNILNDLGQAAIGSVFFLARPHPRPHDINLAVQGINSWVTRYLLKDGSFDELVTSSASLDAAGRAFRSQARGHWRRLLTRPMAWPALSDEEKEAFTWDRAVVMWQVIGRLVRGGVPARVVFVDSKFAEREATGRGPDTFRTGLLASMLHVLKPYLTDDPGKPLQDRQLVRALYEPLYLALKETPEYRSDTRSRTTRRGERHGH; this is translated from the coding sequence ATGCGCGACCGAACCTCGTGGTACGCAAAACTCAGGCCGCAGATCCACATGGCCTGGCCGACCGGGACCGGTCGGCGGCACGCGACCCGTCTGTGCGTGGTTGAGCTCGCCCTGTACCTGTTGGAACGCCTCTGCCCCGGGGAACCCGCCCTGTCCGCGTGGACCCTGCTCGGCGGCTACCGGTTCGGCCTCGTCCGTCAGGACACTCTGGAGCGCCGCCGGGCGTTCCGGATCGCCCGCCACCAAATGTGGCGGCTCAGGCGGCCCCGCACTTGGGAGCGGGCTCTCGAGCAGTACCGCTCCTTTCCCGAGGAGGTCCGCGGCTACGCCGTCCCCGACCCCTCACTACCTCCGCAGCGGGTGGCCAACCCCGTGGCGCCGGGCCGCTGGAACGTGTACGAGGAGGCGCTGACCAGTGAGCCGCTGTTCTACCTCCGGGACAGGCTTCCCCTCGCCGAGCCCGGTCAGGCCTACCGCTTCGTCCAGGGAAAGCTCCAGACCTCCGTCTCCCTGCCCGACTACCTGCCCGTGCTGGAGGCACGTCCGCATGCCCTACACACTCCGGTACCTAGGAAGGATCCCGTCGAGGTCAGCCGTGACGAATTGCTCGCAACGGCCGAATGGATGGACCTCAAGCTCAAGATCAAGGAGAAACACAAGACCTGGCACTACCGGGTGGACCGGCTTGAGTTCGACGTCCTCGACCCCGTCGGTCAGGAGTTCGTCGAGGGCCGAAGCCTTTCCGTCGACGGGCTGCTGCACCTCGTCGGCATGGTAGGCGCGGGCAAGAGCACTCTGCGTGACGTACTGAGCGTCCACCTCGCCCGCGAAGGAAGGAAGGTCGCCGTCGTCGTCGGCGATGTCGCGGAACAACTGAGCCTCCTCGAGATGCTGCGCCAGCTGCACGTCATCAAGGCCGCCCCCGTGCTCGGCACCTCCACCCGGGCCAGAAACGCTCAGCGCATGCACCGTCGGCTCTCATCCCGGGGCACCGGCAGCCTACTCACCCACAAGGCCGAGCACTTCACCTATCTGAGCACGGCCTGCCCGCTCGACGCTCTACGAGGCCTGGAGGCGACGGGACCGCCGCAGATCTCCGAAGCCCCCTGCACCAGCCTGTATCCCATCGAGCGGCCCTCCACGGACCCCTCGTCCGCCCATGGCTTCGAATCCGCCTCAGGGGACACGGCCGCGACCACGGACGACCCGGCCGACGCCCGTGCACACGGCTGCCCACTCTGGGGTGGCTGTCCACGACAACGCGGCGCTGGCGAACTGGTCGACGCGGACATCTGGGTGGCCAACCCGGCAAGCCTTCTCTACGGGCTCGTGCCCAGCCACCAAAACCGGGAGCGAGCACGTTTCCTGGAGGTCGCCGTCCAGCGCAGCGATCTGATCGTCATCGACGAGGCCGACCGGGTGCAGATGCAGCTCGACAGCATGTTCGTTCCCTCGGCCACCCTGGTGGGACGCTCGCCCGACTCCTGGCTCGACAGTCTGCAGAGCCACACCGCGAACGAACTGGCTCGCCGGGGCCGGCTCCAGCTCTCGGACTCCGATGTCGTGCGCTGGTCCTCAGCCCTCACCCTGGTGATCGCGGCGACCAACCGGATCTACTCCATGCTCATGCGCCACGAGAAGCTGAGCTCGTGGGTGCAAGCCGACTACTTCAGCACCTGGACGATCCAGCAGAAGCTCGTGGACGACTGGTTCCGCGGTGAACACGAGCCGGAGGACGACCAGGACGAGGAACCCGATCTCGATCCGGACACCGACACCGACACCGACACCGAGGACGACCCGGAGGAGTCCGACGTTCAGGAGCCCACGGACAGCGGCCCCAAGGACAAGCGGGAAGCCCGACGGGATGCGGTGACGGCCCTCCTCGACGAGTTCCGCGACGACCCTCTGGGTGACCACCGCCCCACTGATCCGGACCATGCGGAGCTGGTACGACTCACCCAGGACCTCCTCCACACGCTGGACGACGAGGAGACCCATCGCCGTGCCCAGACGACCCTGTCCGGCCTGCTCTGGGATCCTCTCGACGGACGCATCGACCTCCCGACTCGCACCCACCGGCTGGAGTTCATGCTCCTGCTCGCGGTGCTCCAGCACCGTCTCGACGTCCTCACGGACCTGTGGCCGCTGGTCGAAGCCCGTCTCAACCTGGAGGCGACCGACAACCAGCTGTCGCGACGGCCACCGGCGGACTTCAGCCCGCTGGTACCCGAATCGCCGATGGGAAACATCCTGGGATTCCAGTTCCTGAGCGAGGAGGAACCCGGTGCCGTTCCCGGTACCAGCAGCCCCGTCCTGCGGTTCTTCCGGTGCGCGGGCGTCGGCCGCTCTCTGCTTCTCGGACTCCACGAGATGACCGGTCCGGGGGACACGGCCCCACCGCACGTCCTGCTGATGTCGGGCACGAGCTGGGCCGGCACTGCCGCAGGCGCCCACGTGCTGGCTCCGGTCGGCGCGATCCTCAAAGCGCCGCCCAGGGAACGCCGGGCGATCCAGCAGACGACGTTCCGCAAGCTCTTCCTGAAGGGTCCGGACGGCAAGCCCCTGCACTTGTCAGGAACCCGTCCGGAGCGGCGACCGAAAGTCCTGGAACTGATGCTCGACCTGCTTGCCCGCCCCCGCGACGGCCGGGCGAGGAGCGACCTCGACCAGGAGCTGGACCTGATCACCAGCAGCCACCGGAAGCGCCTTCTCCTCCTCGTCGGCTCATACGAGGAGGCGCGGATCGGGGCGAAGCTCCTGCACGGGATCCCCCAGTGGCAGGGCAAGGTCTGCCGTCTGGTCGCCGACGACGTCGAGGCCGAGGTCTCCTTCGGCGGCACCGCCCCGGACGCCTCGGACTTCCCCCACACGGACGACGAGCCCCTGATGCTGCGCCGCGGTGACGTCGCGAGATTCGCCACCACAGGAGCCAAGATCCTTATCGCCCCGCTCCTCTCCCTGGAGCGGGGCCACAACATCCTCAATGATCTCGGGCAGGCCGCCATCGGCTCGGTCTTCTTCCTCGCCCGCCCCCATCCGAGACCCCACGACATCAATCTGGCCGTGCAGGGCATCAACAGCTGGGTCACCCGGTATCTCCTGAAGGACGGCTCCTTCGACGAACTGGTCACCTCCTCGGCAAGCCTGGACGCCGCCGGACGCGCGTTCCGCAGCCAGGCCCGCGGGCACTGGCGCCGGCTCCTCACCCGCCCGATGGCCTGGCCGGCGCTGTCGGATGAGGAGAAGGAGGCCTTCACCTGGGACAGGGCCGTCGTCATGTGGCAGGTCATCGGCCGGCTGGTACGCGGCGGGGTACCAGCGCGCGTCGTGTTCGTCGATTCCAAGTTCGCGGAGCGCGAGGCCACCGGACGCGGTCCCGACACCTTCCGCACAGGCCTGCTGGCCAGCATGCTGCACGTCCTGAAGCCGTACCTGACGGACGACCCGGGCAAGCCGCTCCAAGACCGCCAACTCGTCCGCGCCCTCTACGAGCCGTTGTACCTCGCGCTCAAGGAGACGCCCGAGTACCGGTCGGACACCCGCTCCCGCACGACCCGACGAGGAGAACGACATGGCCATTGA
- a CDS encoding pPIWI_RE_Y domain-containing protein gives MVPAQPAARHTVRAGGAAVIPGLRQPRNTPTRTASFDHPATPGWPDRQGALLLRGIATAIVHLSEVPNPGTFALPYAPPVQQALDGVVLTCLLMKADPPESVPQLVEWCSTSTIDNLSFPVPPDLAPPGSRLVDRDTRQPTQICYELALSGVDPTAQQVGRQAMDDAAELCRDNDSPDTYRALRELLINRPVLTGRELATLPSDGTGLELLAAPLRDLYVSAPASHLDLDTRTYTACGHCRTLLHPTVDGELVCERDACRLRGTVKRGREYQADDNGGTHLLIRPLRQWVSGPGVLERQLAKRLQKYGAVVQLWPSYGTYGLHVRFPCGQSWAVEVKDWSSAALLGTSARPPAADPPYDRCFWAVPRIRLQADTGYQNRFRIHETSPSAARLELVGIDDLVRAARQQLAAVPDRHAPTEPPPPAEGLF, from the coding sequence GTGGTGCCAGCCCAACCCGCCGCCCGGCACACCGTCCGAGCAGGGGGTGCAGCCGTGATCCCGGGCCTGCGGCAACCACGCAACACTCCGACTCGAACGGCTTCGTTCGACCACCCCGCCACGCCGGGGTGGCCCGACCGACAGGGGGCTCTCCTTCTGCGCGGCATCGCGACGGCCATCGTCCACCTCAGCGAGGTGCCCAACCCGGGGACCTTCGCCCTGCCGTACGCTCCTCCGGTGCAGCAGGCCCTGGACGGCGTCGTCCTCACCTGCCTGCTCATGAAGGCCGATCCCCCGGAGAGCGTCCCACAGCTGGTGGAGTGGTGCTCGACATCAACGATCGACAACCTGTCCTTCCCCGTCCCGCCCGACCTCGCACCGCCGGGCTCCCGTCTAGTGGACCGGGATACACGTCAACCCACTCAGATCTGCTACGAACTGGCACTCAGCGGCGTCGACCCCACCGCGCAGCAGGTCGGGCGCCAGGCCATGGACGACGCCGCCGAACTCTGTCGTGACAACGACAGCCCCGACACATACCGGGCCCTCCGTGAGCTGCTGATCAACCGTCCCGTCCTGACCGGCCGCGAACTGGCGACACTCCCCAGCGACGGAACGGGCCTCGAACTCCTGGCAGCCCCGCTGCGCGACCTCTACGTCTCCGCACCGGCAAGTCATCTGGACCTCGACACCAGGACCTACACGGCTTGTGGACACTGCCGCACATTGCTGCACCCCACGGTGGACGGTGAACTCGTCTGCGAGCGGGACGCGTGCCGGCTGCGGGGCACGGTCAAACGGGGCAGGGAGTACCAGGCGGACGACAACGGCGGAACCCACCTGCTGATCCGCCCGCTTCGTCAGTGGGTGTCCGGGCCGGGGGTCCTGGAACGGCAACTGGCGAAACGGTTGCAGAAGTACGGGGCCGTCGTACAACTGTGGCCCTCCTACGGCACCTACGGGCTGCACGTCCGCTTCCCCTGCGGACAGTCGTGGGCGGTGGAGGTCAAGGACTGGTCCAGCGCCGCCTTGCTGGGAACCTCAGCCCGGCCACCGGCCGCAGACCCGCCGTACGACCGCTGCTTCTGGGCGGTACCACGCATCAGGCTCCAGGCGGATACCGGGTACCAGAACAGGTTCCGCATCCACGAGACCAGTCCGAGCGCCGCCCGCCTCGAACTCGTGGGCATCGACGACCTCGTACGGGCCGCACGCCAACAGTTGGCCGCAGTTCCCGACCGCCACGCCCCAACCGAGCCTCCCCCTCCAGCGGAAGGACTCTTCTGA
- a CDS encoding PD-(D/E)XK nuclease family protein — translation MFAGSARTPERRCGYKTALKARPGLKPPAGPLPGYKADPREDFNLGPAGDALNLIEYKDVAVATALALALQAKGDRPAADPALATWTRTAVTQYLAGGYQGLIPVRHPWVRVTPLDEPDERGARRYEQCAWGRPYTSPDGSVRELWIPVAGPLSETEPDEGQLAATAMVLAFGTPHRLPEWFRWKENAEPLETDTPDGARLPDLVRIREVSCLDGTRRLVDEQTLGRIEERYQRIGRPQLASAVSSGEFVPGYDCEDCKLVPVCPALRRTTGLLGIEDTTRPRRIWSVTNGRSYAGRPGRDEACAARERLRRLRLPDRTGRSLTPTVVRGHAVHAWIQEQHERHPGVACRAEDAPDGNSPWSAGKWTVPLEEAGTGSRMVAAHARHCPYRLSTVTTLVHEKSIMMHDTAADVLVTAKSDLLYRDGASWVYREVKTDARLRLSSETDLLREVPQLALAVLLMERAQGDLTTSRVELELLGPDVARLVIVDPSDPLHRAEARQVIHDLAVDWHADTTALPRPGRYCRYCEMVEWCQPNPPPGTPSEQGVQP, via the coding sequence GTGTTCGCGGGATCGGCCCGCACGCCGGAACGGCGGTGCGGATATAAGACCGCCCTCAAGGCCCGCCCCGGACTCAAGCCTCCGGCGGGACCACTGCCCGGCTACAAGGCCGACCCCCGTGAGGACTTCAACCTGGGCCCGGCGGGTGACGCGCTGAACCTGATCGAGTACAAGGACGTGGCGGTCGCGACCGCACTGGCCCTTGCGCTGCAGGCCAAGGGCGACCGCCCGGCGGCGGACCCGGCCCTCGCCACATGGACCCGCACCGCGGTCACGCAGTACCTGGCTGGCGGCTACCAGGGCCTGATTCCGGTACGCCACCCCTGGGTGCGGGTGACGCCCCTGGACGAACCCGACGAACGGGGCGCACGCCGCTACGAGCAGTGCGCCTGGGGTCGCCCATACACCTCACCGGACGGATCCGTCCGCGAACTGTGGATCCCTGTCGCCGGCCCGCTGTCCGAAACAGAGCCCGACGAGGGCCAGTTGGCCGCCACCGCCATGGTCCTCGCTTTCGGGACCCCGCACCGGCTGCCGGAATGGTTCCGCTGGAAGGAGAACGCCGAACCACTCGAAACCGACACCCCGGACGGCGCCCGACTGCCCGATCTCGTCCGCATCCGCGAGGTCAGTTGCCTCGACGGAACGCGACGGCTGGTGGACGAACAAACGCTTGGGAGGATCGAGGAGCGGTACCAGAGGATCGGGAGGCCGCAGCTCGCCAGCGCTGTCTCCTCCGGTGAGTTCGTCCCCGGGTACGACTGCGAGGACTGCAAGCTCGTACCCGTCTGCCCCGCGCTTCGCCGCACCACCGGCCTCCTCGGAATCGAGGACACCACACGACCCCGCCGGATCTGGTCCGTCACCAACGGCCGCTCGTACGCGGGGCGGCCGGGCCGCGACGAAGCGTGCGCCGCCCGTGAACGCCTCCGCCGGCTGAGGTTGCCGGACCGGACCGGTCGCTCCCTCACCCCTACCGTCGTCCGAGGCCATGCTGTACACGCCTGGATCCAAGAGCAGCACGAGCGCCATCCGGGCGTCGCCTGCCGGGCGGAGGACGCACCGGACGGCAACTCTCCCTGGTCGGCCGGGAAGTGGACGGTGCCCCTGGAAGAAGCGGGCACCGGGTCACGGATGGTGGCGGCCCACGCACGGCACTGCCCCTACCGGCTGTCCACGGTGACGACGCTCGTGCATGAGAAATCCATCATGATGCACGACACCGCCGCCGACGTGCTCGTGACCGCCAAGTCCGACCTGCTGTACCGGGACGGCGCCTCCTGGGTCTACCGGGAGGTCAAGACCGATGCACGGCTCCGCCTTTCGAGCGAAACCGATCTGCTCCGCGAGGTACCCCAACTGGCTCTCGCCGTCCTGCTCATGGAACGCGCCCAGGGCGACCTCACGACTTCTCGGGTCGAGCTCGAACTGCTCGGCCCTGACGTAGCCCGGCTGGTGATCGTGGATCCGTCGGACCCCCTGCACCGGGCCGAAGCCCGCCAGGTCATCCACGACCTGGCGGTCGACTGGCACGCCGACACGACCGCACTGCCCCGGCCGGGCCGGTACTGCCGGTACTGCGAAATGGTCGAGTGGTGCCAGCCCAACCCGCCGCCCGGCACACCGTCCGAGCAGGGGGTGCAGCCGTGA
- a CDS encoding pPIWI_RE module domain-containing protein: MAIEPYNLVRAAAYTPSEGAQWDVPYYTLSLPENIREALLDLYRQGLRRPERHRSVPIGRFNNLIQALAPEVVSVAKWIDVTRDEPWLYTHHPVPADVFGTLFRAWVRDLRPEPRHGKLVRRLLNEELDLGQLTWERRNVAMLSQTLTQPGGTAQPEERLYQLLPDALIARALALNPFVHEGGSLRFRGVARRPSDRGAEMISWPPEEHVDKEGVRWWYSALIAVTLQSVPFDGAIRIHVRSGVRRWATRTGTSGLYLPPARATSVYLLADAPWIADSPDSWVSERFSVARARYDRRLGKPRWEAGGSDGILSRIPFHQTLPEPSELTRRPTEWLQQTKGVTAAVVHSTHMGSHGVLPGLMPGDRVPLTEWFEAALPACLPRIPDLVRADRYPVNPHPYRPPKPDAGVHPEPLDRQQRADVELRRNLAELTDGLPLQLEFLWNTTIHRDAGVKALAAVLGVEETDPEGEPGQETLVWKTPELTVELRLERVGELAASLDIPQETKRKTAALHTAIGRRREDVARRVDPVSTPALPTLALVEILDRRIYGPRDADPKFALRLGFSDVRRLTQFVVTQRRPDHREKAIKARFEKLKSCWQDGLRQLGHRLIPQHSLGDAIPAGIQYVAFWLVKRRADGPTRESGLVPVAVRIRPDARGGQALMGWDHINGSWLPYAEFLLRLSKQATLPVSDDDAPDNCDPTDEDRPDDLFDDAEEDDGQDTAAPEDQPATGRLEAQRTHVAGAVQELLFSLRDTPTLLLVHAQNSRRFWPWLQNAVVQKDRVQIHGGPVQRLAVQGPNLRLVRLRDRSGDETPQWWAYDGPSETGGDEAAAERIGIAKGFWRSPAAQEDNRVFSSTSPKSSSATKSSVMASRWSFRPYTRDGKTGMTIDTDKPAWNPALLEVAVVGCQPGDDPEAWAVLAHQLRMTPDYRDMLALPLPLHLARKAQEYVLPVHRADGESATEDNASVQLVFDLFESTTNEG; this comes from the coding sequence ATGGCCATTGAGCCCTACAACCTGGTCCGGGCAGCCGCCTACACCCCGTCCGAGGGAGCGCAGTGGGATGTCCCCTACTACACGCTCAGTCTGCCGGAAAACATCCGCGAGGCCCTTCTCGACCTGTACCGCCAGGGGCTCAGAAGGCCGGAGCGCCATCGTTCCGTACCCATCGGCCGCTTCAACAATCTGATCCAGGCCCTGGCTCCCGAAGTGGTCTCGGTGGCGAAGTGGATCGACGTGACCCGCGACGAGCCGTGGCTCTACACCCACCACCCGGTCCCCGCCGACGTATTCGGCACTCTCTTCCGGGCATGGGTGAGGGACCTCCGGCCCGAGCCCCGCCACGGAAAGCTGGTCCGCCGCCTGCTCAACGAGGAGCTCGACCTTGGACAACTGACCTGGGAGCGCCGGAACGTGGCGATGCTGTCACAGACGCTCACCCAGCCCGGCGGCACCGCACAACCGGAAGAACGGCTCTACCAGCTGCTTCCCGACGCGTTGATCGCCCGGGCCCTGGCGCTGAACCCTTTCGTGCACGAAGGCGGTTCGCTCAGGTTCCGCGGGGTGGCTCGGAGGCCCTCCGATCGGGGCGCGGAGATGATCTCGTGGCCGCCGGAGGAACACGTCGACAAGGAAGGCGTCCGCTGGTGGTACTCCGCACTGATCGCCGTCACACTCCAGAGCGTGCCTTTCGATGGAGCCATCCGGATCCACGTCAGGAGCGGTGTCCGCAGGTGGGCCACCCGCACTGGGACGAGTGGCCTCTACCTCCCCCCTGCCCGCGCCACATCCGTGTACCTGCTGGCCGACGCCCCCTGGATCGCCGATTCCCCGGACTCCTGGGTCTCCGAGCGCTTCTCGGTGGCCCGGGCCCGCTACGACCGGAGGCTGGGCAAGCCTCGCTGGGAAGCTGGCGGCAGTGACGGGATCCTCTCCCGGATCCCGTTCCACCAGACACTGCCGGAACCCTCGGAGCTGACTCGCCGACCGACGGAATGGCTCCAGCAGACGAAGGGCGTGACTGCGGCCGTCGTCCACAGCACCCACATGGGTTCGCACGGTGTCCTGCCCGGGTTGATGCCCGGCGACCGGGTGCCACTGACCGAATGGTTCGAGGCCGCCTTGCCGGCTTGCCTGCCAAGGATCCCCGACCTGGTCCGCGCCGATCGGTATCCCGTCAATCCACACCCGTACCGTCCGCCGAAGCCCGACGCCGGAGTGCATCCGGAACCCTTGGACCGACAGCAACGCGCGGACGTGGAACTCCGCCGGAACCTCGCCGAGTTGACCGACGGGCTGCCGCTCCAGCTGGAGTTCCTGTGGAACACGACGATCCACCGGGACGCCGGAGTGAAGGCGCTGGCCGCCGTCCTGGGCGTCGAGGAAACGGACCCGGAGGGTGAACCAGGACAGGAGACACTGGTCTGGAAGACTCCCGAACTCACTGTTGAGCTCCGGCTGGAGCGCGTCGGAGAACTGGCGGCCTCGCTGGACATCCCCCAGGAGACGAAGCGGAAGACAGCGGCGCTCCACACGGCGATCGGACGGCGTCGAGAGGACGTGGCCCGACGGGTGGACCCGGTCAGCACCCCGGCGCTCCCCACGCTGGCGCTCGTGGAGATCCTGGATCGGCGGATCTACGGCCCGCGTGACGCCGACCCGAAATTCGCATTGCGCCTGGGGTTCAGCGACGTCCGTCGGCTCACCCAGTTCGTCGTCACCCAGCGCCGCCCGGACCATCGGGAGAAGGCCATCAAGGCTCGGTTCGAGAAGCTCAAATCGTGCTGGCAGGATGGCCTCCGCCAGTTGGGCCATCGGCTCATTCCACAGCACAGTCTCGGTGACGCGATTCCCGCCGGCATCCAGTACGTGGCATTCTGGCTCGTCAAACGGCGTGCGGACGGCCCCACCCGGGAGTCCGGCCTCGTGCCCGTGGCTGTCCGCATCCGGCCCGATGCGCGCGGTGGCCAGGCGTTGATGGGCTGGGACCATATCAACGGCAGCTGGCTCCCGTACGCGGAGTTCCTCCTGCGGCTCTCCAAACAGGCCACGCTTCCAGTGTCAGACGACGACGCACCCGATAACTGCGACCCGACGGACGAGGACCGGCCGGACGACCTGTTCGACGACGCCGAGGAGGACGACGGCCAGGACACCGCTGCACCGGAGGATCAACCCGCTACGGGACGCCTCGAAGCTCAGCGCACCCATGTCGCCGGCGCCGTCCAGGAGCTCCTCTTCAGCCTGAGGGACACCCCGACCCTGCTTCTGGTGCACGCGCAGAACTCCCGCAGGTTCTGGCCCTGGCTTCAGAACGCCGTCGTCCAGAAGGACCGTGTGCAGATCCACGGCGGGCCCGTGCAACGCCTGGCTGTCCAGGGCCCGAATCTGCGTCTCGTCCGGCTGCGGGACCGCTCGGGCGACGAGACTCCCCAGTGGTGGGCCTACGACGGGCCGTCCGAGACGGGCGGGGACGAGGCGGCGGCCGAACGGATCGGAATCGCGAAGGGCTTCTGGAGAAGTCCTGCGGCGCAGGAGGACAACCGCGTGTTCTCCAGCACCTCCCCCAAATCGTCGTCGGCGACGAAGTCTTCGGTGATGGCATCCCGTTGGTCCTTCCGGCCCTACACAAGGGACGGCAAGACCGGAATGACCATTGACACCGACAAGCCCGCCTGGAACCCCGCTCTGCTGGAGGTCGCTGTGGTCGGCTGCCAGCCTGGAGACGACCCGGAAGCCTGGGCGGTGCTGGCACACCAACTGCGCATGACACCGGACTACCGCGACATGCTGGCCCTGCCGTTGCCCCTCCACCTGGCGCGCAAGGCACAGGAATACGTCCTCCCCGTGCACCGAGCCGACGGCGAATCGGCGACGGAGGACAACGCGTCGGTGCAACTCGTATTCGATCTCTTCGAGTCCACCACAAATGAGGGGTGA